One Drosophila subobscura isolate 14011-0131.10 chromosome U, UCBerk_Dsub_1.0, whole genome shotgun sequence DNA window includes the following coding sequences:
- the LOC117902204 gene encoding larval serum protein 1 gamma chain produces MKLCLVLLALVGCVCAFSVPTQKVKIADKDFLEKQKFIFEMVYRVEDPLMFEEWIKMGQKLIVDKAQYKEFDFYMEKFWESYKLGALLPKGEFFGSLVKTHHKQAYGLFNFFYYANDWETFVHNVAWARIHVNEGMFVYALTLAVIHKPEFEGLILPQIYEIFPQYFFNSKFVYEAEKFDYEVFSKLIMYEKEYKDILYKDVSEFSDNFYFYTKDWKTWQWYKMMGLGQEWYVEDKYFLRENFETFNKDPKYVDIMKGLKKFYMPVDYTRDIDFFNAESKLSYFTEDLGWNAYWYYLNMDYAFFLNGKEFGLDKDRRGEFWIYNVQQILARYYQERLANGYGDIPEFFWYKQIEYGYDPQLIYYNGVGYSYRKNYYDYQTYGNFEMFNQIQNFFSRVYKVLETGYYKTADGVVIDLHKPEAIKFIGNYLQGNVDTYDKYFFNYFYMLSHMYFADVDFYDFEVFPNVFLNFETMMRDPFFYTFYKKFTDVFYQFKYYLKPYTQKDLVYEGIHIKDVSVSKLVTYYDIVDFDVTTLLNDKMTFVDGEFVWDKALLARQARLNHKPFDFEFTIDSDKVQKGVVRVFLGPKFDEYGRVIPLVYNSKNFVQIDSFVYSFVAGTNTIKRSSKEFTWTAEDRTTYTELYKYVMLATEGKYDFPLDISEPHNAFPDRLVLPKGWESGMPMQFYFFVSPYTEDYEQFSNFDYTYSSGVGSGTRFVDSKPFGYPFDRQIDEYTFFVPNGYFKDVKIFFVDTFAKYFEKKYAQFGTFDYSYFDY; encoded by the exons ATGAAATTGTGCCTAGTACTACTGGCCCTTGTGGGCTGTGTGTGCGCATTCAGTGTGCCCACACAGAAGGTGAAGATTGCCGACAAGGACTTCCTTGAGAAGCAGAAGTTCATCTTCGAGATGGTCTACCGCGTCGAGGATCCCCTGATGTTCGAGGAGTGGATCAAGATGGGACAGAAGCTGATCGTTGACAAGGCCCAGTACAAG GAATTCGACTTCTACATGGAGAAATTCTGGGAGTCCTACAAACTTGGTGCATTGCTGCCCAAGGGCGAGTTCTTCGGTTCTCTGGTGAAGACCCATCACAAGCAGGCCTACGGTCTGTTCAACTTCTTCTACTACGCCAACGACTGGGAGACTTTCGTGCACAATGTGGCATGGGCTCGCATCCACGTGAACGAGGGCATGTTCGTCTATGCTCTGACCCTGGCCGTCATCCACAAGCCCGAGTTCGAGGGTCTGATCCTGCCCCAGATCTACGAGATCTTCCCGCAGTACTTCTTCAACAGCAAGTTCGTGTACGAGGCCGAGAAGTTCGACTATGAGGTGTTCAGCAAGCTGATCATGTACGAGAAGGAGTACAAGGACATCCTGTACAAGGATGTGAGCGAATTCAGCGACAACTTCTACTTCTACACCAAGGACTGGAAGACATGGCAGTGGTACAAAATGATGGGTCTGGGCCAGGAATGGTACGTCGAGGACAAGTACTTCCTCCGCGAGAACTTCGAGACCTTCAACAAGGACCCCAAGTACGTGGACATCATGAAGGGACTCAAGAAATTCTACATGCCCGTCGACTACACCCGCGACATTGACTTCTTCAACGCCGAGAGCAAACTGTCCTACTTCACCGAGGATCTCGGCTGGAACGCCTACTGGTACTACCTCAACATGGACTACGCCTTCTTCCTGAACGGCAAGGAGTTCGGTCTCGACAAGGACCGTCGCGGCGAGTTCTGGATCTACAATGTGCAGCAGATCCTGGCCCGCTACTACCAGGAGCGTCTGGCCAACGGCTATGGCGACATTCCCGAATTCTTCTGGTACAAACAGATCGAGTACGGCTACGATCCTCAGCTGATCTACTACAACGGTGTGGGCTACAGCTACCGCAAGAACTACTACGACTACCAGACCTACGGCAACTTCGAGATGTTCAACCAGATCCAGAACTTCTTCAGCCGCGTGTACAAGGTGCTCGAGACCGGCTACTACAAGACCGCCGATGGCGTTGTCATCGATCTGCACAAGCCGGAGGCCATCAAGTTCATTGGCAACTACCTGCAGGGCAACGTTGACACCTACGACAAGTACTTCTTCAACTACTTCTACATGCTGTCGCATATGTACTTTGCCGATGTCGACTTCTACGACTTCGAGGTGTTCCCCAACGTGTTCCTCAACTTTGAGACCATGATGCGCGATCCCTTCTTCTACACCTTCTACAAGAAGTTCACGGATGTGTTCTACCAGTTCAAGTACTACCTGAAGCCCTACACCCAGAAGGATCTCGTCTACGAGGGCATTCACATCAAGGATGTCAGCGTGAGCAAACTGGTTACCTACTACGACATCGTGGACTTCGATGTGACCACTCTGCTCAACGACAAGATGACCTTCGTCGACGGTGAGTTCGTCTGGGACAAGGCCCTCTTGGCCCGTCAGGCTCGCCTCAACCACAAGCCCTTCGACTTCGAGTTCACCATCGACTCCGACAAGGTGCAGAAGGGTGTCGTGCGCGTCTTCCTGGGACCCAAATTCGACGAGTATGGCCGCGTGATTCCTCTGGTCTACAACAGCAAGAACTTTGTGCAGATCGATAGCTTTGTGTATTCGTTCGTTGCCGGCACCAACACCATCAAGCGCAGCTCCAAGGAGTTCACCTGGACCGCCGAGGACCGCACCACCTACACCGAACTGTACAAGTACGTGATGCTGGCCACCGAGGGCAAGTACGACTTCCCCCTGGACATCAGCGAGCCCCACAACGCCTTCCCCGACCGCCTGGTCCTGCCCAAGGGCTGGGAGTCCGGCATGCCCATGCAGTTCTACTTCTTCGTGTCGCCCTACACCGAGGACTACGAGCAGTTCTCCAACTTCGACTACACCTACTCCTCGGGCGTCGGCAGCGGCACCCGCTTTGTGGACAGCAAACCCTTCGGCTACCCCTTCGATCGCCAGATCGACGAGTACACCTTCTTCGTGCCCAACGGCTACTTCAAGGATGTCAAGATCTTCTTCGTCGACACCTTCGCCAAGTACTTCGAGAAGAAGTACGCCCAGTTCGGCACCTTCGACTACTCCTACTTCGACTACTAG